TGTCGCTGTATTGATTACGGTACTTTCTGTCATGAACGGTTTCGATCGCGAATTGAAAAACCGTGTGTTAGGAATGGTGCCGCAAGCGACAGTTTCATCTACTCAAATCCTCACGGATTGGCCTGAGCTGGTGAAGCGAGTTGAACATCATCCACATGTAACTGGGGTTGCACCTTTTACGCAATTGCAAGGTATGTTAACTGCGCAAGGGCAAGTCGCTGGTATTATGGTGACGGGTATTGACCCAAAATATGAAAAGAATGTTTCTATTATTCAAAATCATATTGTTGCCGGAAGCTTAGATTCACTTAAAAAAGGTGAGTTTGGTATTGTGCTTGGTAAAGATATGGCTGATTCATTGGGCTTACGTCTAAATGACAGTGTGACATTGGTTTTACCTGAAGCAACGCCATCTCCAGCAGGTGTAGTACCGCGTTTCAAGCGTTTTAAAGTGGTTGGTATTTTTAGTGTAGGGGCCGAAGTTGACTCTATGGTGGGTTATATTGCCCTATATGATGCTTCAACCTTATTACGCTTACCAGATGGTGCCCAAGGTGTTCGTTTAAAACTAGATGATATTTTTGCAGCGCCACAAGTTGCCGATGATTTGGTAAAAAGTTTACCAAGTAATTTCTATGCAACGAACTGGACTTATACACATGGCAATTTGTTTAATGCCATTCAAATGGAAAAAACTCTAGTTGGTTTGTTGCTTGTACTTATTATTGTGGTTGCAGCATTTAATATTGTTTCGTCATTGGTCATGGTTGTAACTGATAAAAAATCAGATATTGCAATTTTGCGTACTTTAGGCGCTTCGCCGTCGATGATTACTAAAATATTTATGGTTCAAGGCACCGTAATTGGTGTGATTGGTACCGTTGCAGGTACGGTTTTAGGTGTTATTTTAGCTTTAACTATTAGCGATATTATTTCATGGTTTAACAATGTGTTGGGCTTAAATCTATTTGATGCTTACTTTGTGCATTACCTTCCATCTTATTTAAGATGGCAAGATGTGACGATTATCGTGATTGTTTCTTTACTTTTAAGCTTTTTGGCGACTATCTATCCGGCGCTTCGTGCTGCCAAAGTTCAACCTGCCGAGGCTTTGCGCTATGAGTAAAATTGTTTTAGAAGCGAAAGAAATATACAAACATTTTGATGACGGTAAATCTAAAGTTGAAGTCATTAAAGGTCTTTCTTTACAAGTTGAAGCAGGGCAGTTTGTTTCGATTGTGGGTGCAAGTGGTTCAGGTAAAAGTACTTTGCTTCATGTGCTAGGTGGTTTAGAGCAACCAACTCAAGGGCAAGTATTTTTAAATGGTCAGCGTTTTGATAATTTAGGTGAAGCCGAGCGTGGTTTTCAACGCAACCAATACCTCGGTTTTGTTTATCAATTTCACCACTTATTACCTGAGTTTTCTGCGCTTGAAAATGTAGCAATGCCTCTTATGCTTCGAGCAGATAGCCAATTTAAATCGGTAAAAGCACAAGCTGAATATTTACTTGATCGAGTTGGGTTATCTCATCGTATGGACCATAAGCCAGGTGAGCTTTCAGGTGGTGAGCGCCAACGTGTGGCTTTAGCGCGTGCTTTAGTCACTAAACCTGCGGTTGTTTTAGCAGATGAGCCAACAGGTAATTTAGACCGTAAAACAGCTCTAGGTATTTTTGAGTTACTGACCGATCTTAAGAAAGAACTCAACATGGCAATGTTAATTGTGACCCATGATGAGCATTTAGCTCAGGCTGCTGATTCTATTTTGCATATGCAAGATGGACTCTGGGTGAGTGGTTCTTAAAAATTGTCATTAAATCACATTGTTAAAGCCCACTTAGTTGGGCTTTAATTTTGCCCTTAAAAAGATAATGATTATGACGTTGAATGTTAAAACTTATTTTAATGGGGTGGATTGGGGGTATTGCATTTATGGGGATAAATATCCCTCTCATCATGCAATATGGTTGGATCTGTGAAGTATTAATTGTTATAGGTTTTATTTTTTATATTTTTAAGGGGCATACATTTTTAAATCGGCCCATATTAAAAGCCATTTACTGTCTAGTCTGCGCTATTAGTCTTTTTACTATAGGACATCAATATGCTCAACATGCCTTAAATGAAAGATTACAACTGCGACAAATGCAGCCTAAATCTTTAGATATAGTTGTGTATGTAGACCACATAAGTGAAGAAAAACAAGATAAGACGCAGCAAACCGTTCAGGTACTAGGGCAATCCTTACGTCCCGTTAACTGGCTATTATATTTAAAAAGCCAAAAAGTAAACTCAGCGATAGATGAACCAAAATTACAATTAGGTCATTACTATCGAATTTCGGGTAAAACCAGACCAGCTCATAGTTATGCAGTAGCAGGAGCTTTTGATCAAGAACGATGGTTTATTCAGCGAGACATAATGTCTGGTTTTAGTGTTCAAAATATTGAGTCTTTAAGCTCTGATGAAATTTATCGGTTGGGTTATCAATATCATTTAAAAGAGCAACAAAAGTTTTTTAACAGACAAAAATTAAATATAGAAAAATTGCGTCTAAAATTTAGATTGATGCTACAAAAATCTCCTTTGCAAAATAAAGGGCTATTATTAGCTTTATTAACAGGGGATGAAAGTCTCTTAAATGATGAGATTAAAAATCAATTTAAGGAATTAGGAGTCTCTCATTTGTTGGCGATTTCAGGGCCTCATGTGCTCATTTTTGCCATCATGTTGTCTTGGGGATTACATCAATTAGTACGGCGTTATTATCCGCAGCTTTATTTGTATCAGCCTAAACAAATTTGGGCCATGGTTCCATTATGTTTCGGTGTTTTGATTTATACGGCATTTGTTGGTTTTGAAATTCCCGCCTTAAGAACTTTACTTTCAGTATTTTTATTTGCTTCTTTATTATTGATAAAACTGCCTGTTAAGCCATTTTCATTGTTAGTTTACAGTGCAAGTCTACTTTTATTTTTCGATCCTTTCAGTGTTTTATCTGCAGGCTTTTGGCTCTCTTATAGTTCCTGCTTTATTTTATTACGTATTTATCAAACTATAGAACAGGTTCCAAAACTAGTTTCAATGAGTCTGTTATCTAGAATCATTCTTTTCGGCAAAATCTTAATTGAATCTCAAGGCAAAATATTTATTGCTCTATGTCCTTTAATGCTGGTTTTCTTTCAACAGATTTCATGGGTTGCACCTTTTACAAATATTATTGCGGTGCCTTTACTCGGAGGGGTAATTGTTCCTTTAAATATTTTTGCTGCTTGTATATGGCTTATTTTTAATCCTATTGGAAATTTATTTTTTCAAATTAATGATGTCCTGATTAGTATAGTACTGACATGTTTTGATCTTTTAGAAAAATTATCATTACCATTACAAGGCTTTAGCCTGACAACACTTGATTTAGTTTGCCTTAGCTTCGTTATTATTATCTTATTTTTACCGCGTGGGGTTTTACCAAAATCTTGGGGACTCATATGCTGTTTACCCTTGGTTATTCCGAATAAGTCGTCCCAGCAAATTCAATTAAATATTATAGATGTGGGACAGGGGCAAGCTATTTTCTTGCAACATCCAGAGCAGACATGGCTCATCGATACAGGTGGTTCTTATGATGAGAAGACTTTTAGTATTGGTCAAAATGTGGTGATTCCATATTTACGTCAAAAGGGAATTAAACGATTAGATCACGTCATACTATCTCATCTTGACCAAGATCATAGCGGAGCATTTCCTTCTATCGCTCAGGCTTTTCCTATTAAACAAGTCATATCAAATGAATTATGGAAAGAACAGGTTAAAGAACCTTTTACTTATTGTCATCAAGGGCAAAAATGGCAATATCCACAATTAGATATTGAAATTCTTTGGCCTAAAGAAAAAGATTTAAATTTAGTTCCTTCAAATCAAAACCAATATTCTTGTGTGGTTTATATTCATTTAAAACAGATTAATGGTTATCAAAACTATTTAATTATGGGGGATGCTGGGTGGGAAGCAGAATATCAACTTATAAAGGAATACCCTGAGTTAAAGGTAGATGTTTTGGTATTAGGACATCATGGAAGTAAACATAGTTCAGCTTATGACTTCCTAGCGACTTTAAAGCCAAAGCTTGTGGTGGCTTCTGCTGGTTTTAATAATCGATATGGACATCCAAGCAAAGAGGTTTTAGCGAGAGTACAAGCACTTCATATTCCATTTAAAAGCACAGTTGAACAAGGAACATTAAGCTTTGTATCTCGCAATCATGAGATGGTTTTATATACTCGACGTTTCGAGCGTACTTGGCTTCACCGGAATTTGTGAAGCTTCTGCTTTAAGCTTAGCAATGATTTGTAACGCTTCATCTGGATCAAGATTATAAATATTATCTAAAGCAGGATTTGCTTTAAAACGTTTATAACTCCAGTGATAGTGTTCAGGATAGTGCTGGATCAGTTGTTCAATGGCTTGATGGATAACAAAGGTTCCATCATCGGCACTACCTTCGTAAATTTTCTCATCCATAGGCTCAATATGCATCGTAAAGCCATCGTGTTCATTACGAATCGCGTAAAGGAATAATGCTTTGGCTTTGGTTTTTTGGATGAGCTTGGCACTTAAATTACTTGACGCAAGTGGCACACCAAAATAATTGATCATATCCCCACCAACATTAGGTGTATGGTCGGGCAGAATTACAGTGGTTTCACCTTGTTTTAATGCTTTAAAAATTTGTCTAACACCAGTTTCATCGGTAGGAACCAAGTTGGCCTGTTCGCGACTACGTGCTTCTCGAACAAAACGGTCTGCATCTACATTTTTTACTGGTTTGTATAAAATAGTCATTGAAGTGAATTGGGCACACCAAGCATTCATAATTTCCCATGTGCCAAAATGTGGAACAATTAAAACCACACCTTTTTTCGCTGCTAGTGCTTCATGAAAGTAATGTTCACCCTCAATATGGTGAATTCTTTCGATATTTTTACTATTTGACGAGCCCCAAATACTTAAAAACTCAAAGTATGAGGTTAATTCGTTACGTATAGCTTGTTGTGTAATATCTAGTCGTTGCTGCGGTGTTAAATGCGGAAGTGCAATTTGTAAGTTAAGTTCTATACTTTTTGATGTTCTAGTAATTTTTAAAGTATTAACTAATCCTGCCAACATACGGGCAATAAAACGTCCAAATTGAATTGGCTGACGGCTAAAAGTTCTGAGTAAGTAATAGTTCATGCTTTTTACATCTAGTTTGGTCATCTATCGCGGTAAAAAGGAGGCAACAAGTAAAAAAAGATAAAAATATTATAAATGAAATCATATAATTTAGACAGTTTTTATCAAATCAACGTATATAATGACATCATTTTAGATTGATTTGGATTGGAATTTTATGTCCGATTGGCCACCAAAACCACAAAATGAACCTATAATCCCTAAACAAAATGGACCAGAATGGCAAATTCTTGAGAAAGCTGTACTCGCTTCCGTAGAAGAACAGCGTCGTAGTCGCCGTTGGGGTATCTTCTTCAAAACATTAACTTTTATTTATTTACTATTCATTATTGTACTTATGGGCAAAGGCTGTTCAACCAGCAAAGAAGGTTCTGCTGTAAGTAGCAGTAGCGCTCATTTGGCAGTGGTGGATATTATTGGAACGATTGATGCTTCAAGCAATCAAGCAGTAAATAGTGAAGATACCAATAAAGCGCTTAAACGTGCTTTTGAAGCCTCAAATAGTAAAGCTGTTGCACTTAATATTAACTCACCTGGCGGTTCTCCAGTTCAGTCTGATGAAATTTGGCAGGAAATTCGTTATTTGAAAAAGCAGCATCCTGATAAAAAAGTTTATGCCGTTATCGGTGATATGGGTGCGTCAGGTGCGTACTATATTGCGTCTGCTGCCGATGAAATTATTGTTAATCCATCAAGTTTAGTGGGTTCAATTGGCGTTATTATGCCTAACTATGGAATTACTGGTTTAGCTCAGAAGCTCGGTATTGAAGATCGAACTTTAACAGCGGGAACTAATAAAGACATTTTAAGTATGACAAAACCGATTGATCCTGCTCAAAAGCAACATATTCAATCTGTCCTTGATAATGTTCATACTCACTTTATTACTGCAGTTAAAGAAGGGCGTGGCAAGCGTTTGAAATCGAATGATCCAGCTATTTTTTCTGGTTTATTCTGGACTGGTGAACAAGCAATCCAGTTAGGTGTTGCTGACCGTTCAGGTAATATTACGAGCTTGATGCGTGAACTAAACCTTGATAATAAAGTTGACTACACAATTGAGCGCAACCCATTACAATCCATTTTAGGTCGTATGGGTGCACAAATCGGGCAAGGGGTAAGTGAATCTATTGCTCAAGAGGTGCAGACTCGTCAAAGCGCAAAATTACAATAAATCTGTATTTTTAGGATAGCGGTATGTCAATGAAACCAGTTATACACTTTGCTCATGCCAATGGTGTACCATCAAAAGTGTATCAAAAACTGTTTGACCAATTGAAAGGGGAATATGACGTTATTTATGTTCCCTTGATTGGTCCTGATAAGCGCTATCCTGTGACGAATCATTGGCCTGCTTTAGTTGACCAGGTTATTGATAGTATTGTGCGTCAAGCGAAAGGACGTAAAGTCATTGGACTGGGCCATTCTCTTGGTTCGGTTTTAACATTGATGGCCTCTTTCCGACGTCCTGAACTTTTCTCTCAAGTCATTATGTTAGATCCGCCTCTTATTTTAGGAAGATATTCATTTGCTTTTCATATGGCAAAATTATTTCGTCCTAAATTAGTTGATGCAATGACACCAGCGGGTTTATCTGCACGTCGCCGTGAACATTGGGAATCGAGAGAACAGGCTGCTGAATTACTACGTCCTAAAGGATTTTACAAAGATTTTGATGAAGATTGTTTCCAAGCTTATATTGATTATGCTTTGAAAGAGGATTCGGTTCGCGGTGGAGTAACTTTAACCATTTCCCGTGAAGATGAAGTTGCGATTTTCCGTAAAAATCCTTCTTGGTGGTGGTTACCTATGCCAAAACCTAAGATGCCTGTGCATTTAGTTGTGGGCAAAGAAAGTGCTTTTTTAAAAAGAGGCTTTCCTCAAATGGCAAAGCGGAAAATGGGTATCCCATTTACTGTGGTTGAAGGAGGGCATATGTTTCCACTAGAGCATCCTATCGACACAGTAAACTCTATAAAGAAATTGATTCATCAACAGCTAAATTAATTTTTAAACATATAAAAAAGGACATGCCAGCATGTCCTTTTTTATTTTTTGTTTGTTAGTAAAACATTTTACCAACTTGCAAAACGAATAGGGTCTTTTAGAGCTTGATTACGGAAATAGGCCTGTCCATCTTTCCAAGTAAGTTGACCGTTACACAACCACTCTGCAACTTGTGGGTAGATAAAGTGCTCAAGTGTATGGACTCGATCTGCTAACGAAGCAGCAGTATCATGTTCTTTAACTGATATAGCTGATTGGGCTATAGATTGACCAGAATCCAGTTCAGCAGTTACAAAGTGCACGGTACAACCATGTAAACGATCACCTGTGTTTAAAACACGTTGATGCGTATTCACACCTTTGTAAGCTGGAAGAAGCGAGGGGTGTATATTCAGCATTTTCCCTTGCCATTTGTTGACAAAGGTTGGCGTTAAGATACGCATGAAGCCAGCTAAAATAACTACATCTACTTCCCAAGCTAAGAGTTGCTGATGCATTGCTTCATCAAACACTTCACGAGTTGGAAAGTCTTTATGGGAGATAACAGCGGTAGCAATATTAGCTTTTTGAGCGCGCTCTAAGGCATAAGCATCTGCTTTATTAGACAGTACACCTACAATTTGCCCTGATAGATTTGCATCTATCAAGGCTTGTAAATTACTGCCGTTCCCAGAGACTAGAACAGCAATTTTTATCATGCAAAGATCACACGAATTTTTTCATCTGCACCTTCTACTGATTCAGCATTTTCTTGGATATGTCCAATCTTCCAAGCTTTTTCGCCTTGCGCATTAAGCACTTCAATTGCTTTTTCAGCATCATTTGCATCAACAGCAATAACCATACCTACGCCACAGTTAAAAGTACGGTACATTTCAAAGCGTTCTACATTGCCTTCGCGTTGTAGAAGTTGGAATAATTCAGACCATTCCCAAGAAGACTCATCAATTACTGCTTGTGCACCATTTGGCAATACGCGAGGTAAGTTACCTGGTAAACCGCCACCAGTAATATGTGCCATAGCATGAATATCAACTTGTTTGCAGAGTTCAAGAACTGGTTTTACATAAATACGAGTTGGTTCCATTGCTACATCAGCAAGAGGACGACCATCAATTATTTGAGTTAAATCAACGTTTTTAACGTCTAAAATTTTACGTAGTAATGAATAACCATTTGAATGAGCACCACTTGATGCAACACCGATAAGTACATCACCAGACTTTACTT
This genomic stretch from Acinetobacter pittii harbors:
- the purM gene encoding phosphoribosylformylglycinamidine cyclo-ligase, whose translation is MSNSTSTPNTGLSYKDAGVDIEAGDALVDRIKSVAKRTSRPEVMGGLGGFGALCKIPKGYEEPVLVSGTDGVGTKLRLALNLNRHDTIGQDLVAMCVNDLLVCGAEPLFFLDYYATGHLNVDVAANVVTGIGKGCELAGCALVGGETAEMPGMYEGEDYDLAGFAVGVVEQSKIIDGSKVKSGDVLIGVASSGAHSNGYSLLRKILDVKNVDLTQIIDGRPLADVAMEPTRIYVKPVLELCKQVDIHAMAHITGGGLPGNLPRVLPNGAQAVIDESSWEWSELFQLLQREGNVERFEMYRTFNCGVGMVIAVDANDAEKAIEVLNAQGEKAWKIGHIQENAESVEGADEKIRVIFA
- the lolD gene encoding lipoprotein-releasing ABC transporter ATP-binding protein LolD, which codes for MSKIVLEAKEIYKHFDDGKSKVEVIKGLSLQVEAGQFVSIVGASGSGKSTLLHVLGGLEQPTQGQVFLNGQRFDNLGEAERGFQRNQYLGFVYQFHHLLPEFSALENVAMPLMLRADSQFKSVKAQAEYLLDRVGLSHRMDHKPGELSGGERQRVALARALVTKPAVVLADEPTGNLDRKTALGIFELLTDLKKELNMAMLIVTHDEHLAQAADSILHMQDGLWVSGS
- the lolC gene encoding lipoprotein-releasing ABC transporter permease subunit; protein product: MFKPISLYIGLRYTRARRSNHFISFIALVSMVGLTLGVAVLITVLSVMNGFDRELKNRVLGMVPQATVSSTQILTDWPELVKRVEHHPHVTGVAPFTQLQGMLTAQGQVAGIMVTGIDPKYEKNVSIIQNHIVAGSLDSLKKGEFGIVLGKDMADSLGLRLNDSVTLVLPEATPSPAGVVPRFKRFKVVGIFSVGAEVDSMVGYIALYDASTLLRLPDGAQGVRLKLDDIFAAPQVADDLVKSLPSNFYATNWTYTHGNLFNAIQMEKTLVGLLLVLIIVVAAFNIVSSLVMVVTDKKSDIAILRTLGASPSMITKIFMVQGTVIGVIGTVAGTVLGVILALTISDIISWFNNVLGLNLFDAYFVHYLPSYLRWQDVTIIVIVSLLLSFLATIYPALRAAKVQPAEALRYE
- the purN gene encoding phosphoribosylglycinamide formyltransferase; translated protein: MIKIAVLVSGNGSNLQALIDANLSGQIVGVLSNKADAYALERAQKANIATAVISHKDFPTREVFDEAMHQQLLAWEVDVVILAGFMRILTPTFVNKWQGKMLNIHPSLLPAYKGVNTHQRVLNTGDRLHGCTVHFVTAELDSGQSIAQSAISVKEHDTAASLADRVHTLEHFIYPQVAEWLCNGQLTWKDGQAYFRNQALKDPIRFASW
- the comEC gene encoding DNA internalization-related competence protein ComEC/Rec2 codes for the protein MLKLILMGWIGGIAFMGINIPLIMQYGWICEVLIVIGFIFYIFKGHTFLNRPILKAIYCLVCAISLFTIGHQYAQHALNERLQLRQMQPKSLDIVVYVDHISEEKQDKTQQTVQVLGQSLRPVNWLLYLKSQKVNSAIDEPKLQLGHYYRISGKTRPAHSYAVAGAFDQERWFIQRDIMSGFSVQNIESLSSDEIYRLGYQYHLKEQQKFFNRQKLNIEKLRLKFRLMLQKSPLQNKGLLLALLTGDESLLNDEIKNQFKELGVSHLLAISGPHVLIFAIMLSWGLHQLVRRYYPQLYLYQPKQIWAMVPLCFGVLIYTAFVGFEIPALRTLLSVFLFASLLLIKLPVKPFSLLVYSASLLLFFDPFSVLSAGFWLSYSSCFILLRIYQTIEQVPKLVSMSLLSRIILFGKILIESQGKIFIALCPLMLVFFQQISWVAPFTNIIAVPLLGGVIVPLNIFAACIWLIFNPIGNLFFQINDVLISIVLTCFDLLEKLSLPLQGFSLTTLDLVCLSFVIIILFLPRGVLPKSWGLICCLPLVIPNKSSQQIQLNIIDVGQGQAIFLQHPEQTWLIDTGGSYDEKTFSIGQNVVIPYLRQKGIKRLDHVILSHLDQDHSGAFPSIAQAFPIKQVISNELWKEQVKEPFTYCHQGQKWQYPQLDIEILWPKEKDLNLVPSNQNQYSCVVYIHLKQINGYQNYLIMGDAGWEAEYQLIKEYPELKVDVLVLGHHGSKHSSAYDFLATLKPKLVVASAGFNNRYGHPSKEVLARVQALHIPFKSTVEQGTLSFVSRNHEMVLYTRRFERTWLHRNL
- a CDS encoding lysophospholipid acyltransferase family protein, encoding MTKLDVKSMNYYLLRTFSRQPIQFGRFIARMLAGLVNTLKITRTSKSIELNLQIALPHLTPQQRLDITQQAIRNELTSYFEFLSIWGSSNSKNIERIHHIEGEHYFHEALAAKKGVVLIVPHFGTWEIMNAWCAQFTSMTILYKPVKNVDADRFVREARSREQANLVPTDETGVRQIFKALKQGETTVILPDHTPNVGGDMINYFGVPLASSNLSAKLIQKTKAKALFLYAIRNEHDGFTMHIEPMDEKIYEGSADDGTFVIHQAIEQLIQHYPEHYHWSYKRFKANPALDNIYNLDPDEALQIIAKLKAEASQIPVKPSTLETSSI
- the sppA gene encoding signal peptide peptidase SppA, whose amino-acid sequence is MSDWPPKPQNEPIIPKQNGPEWQILEKAVLASVEEQRRSRRWGIFFKTLTFIYLLFIIVLMGKGCSTSKEGSAVSSSSAHLAVVDIIGTIDASSNQAVNSEDTNKALKRAFEASNSKAVALNINSPGGSPVQSDEIWQEIRYLKKQHPDKKVYAVIGDMGASGAYYIASAADEIIVNPSSLVGSIGVIMPNYGITGLAQKLGIEDRTLTAGTNKDILSMTKPIDPAQKQHIQSVLDNVHTHFITAVKEGRGKRLKSNDPAIFSGLFWTGEQAIQLGVADRSGNITSLMRELNLDNKVDYTIERNPLQSILGRMGAQIGQGVSESIAQEVQTRQSAKLQ
- a CDS encoding alpha/beta fold hydrolase, yielding MSMKPVIHFAHANGVPSKVYQKLFDQLKGEYDVIYVPLIGPDKRYPVTNHWPALVDQVIDSIVRQAKGRKVIGLGHSLGSVLTLMASFRRPELFSQVIMLDPPLILGRYSFAFHMAKLFRPKLVDAMTPAGLSARRREHWESREQAAELLRPKGFYKDFDEDCFQAYIDYALKEDSVRGGVTLTISREDEVAIFRKNPSWWWLPMPKPKMPVHLVVGKESAFLKRGFPQMAKRKMGIPFTVVEGGHMFPLEHPIDTVNSIKKLIHQQLN